In the genome of Myxococcus stipitatus, one region contains:
- a CDS encoding polysaccharide lyase — translation MTPSLRLAALALLAPSLASASVVWKGDFETGNLSQWTRTQSVSNSRLQVVTDVVREGRYALKATVRQGDDPIGASGNRNELLYISEEKTGSTYFYKWSTLFPSNYPLSDGWQVFAQWHQEGCCGSPPLEFFVRGDRMHLRVGGADGPIPWEGPLSRGQWHDFVLQVKWSANPKVGFVQLWHNGKLVLPKTMGATQYGSEMNYLKLGLYREDSIKPEASVYHDGFVMSTALEDVMPPPPPPTPEPTPTPTPEPTPPPAPDPTPTPAPNPTPPVINVPTPTPPGTPGTGVVNNDDRQSPKPGGGCGSTATGGAPFVAATGLLALALIGRRRRAAEVRVSRR, via the coding sequence TTGACCCCATCCCTTCGACTCGCAGCCCTGGCGTTGCTTGCCCCCTCCCTCGCGTCCGCGAGCGTGGTGTGGAAGGGCGACTTCGAGACCGGCAACCTTTCGCAGTGGACGCGAACGCAAAGCGTCTCCAACAGCCGCCTGCAGGTGGTGACGGACGTAGTGCGAGAGGGCCGCTACGCGCTGAAGGCCACGGTCCGCCAAGGGGATGACCCCATTGGCGCCAGCGGCAACCGCAACGAGCTGCTCTACATCAGTGAGGAGAAGACGGGCTCGACGTATTTCTACAAGTGGAGCACGTTGTTCCCCAGCAACTACCCGCTCTCCGACGGCTGGCAGGTGTTCGCGCAGTGGCACCAGGAAGGCTGCTGTGGCTCGCCGCCGCTGGAGTTCTTCGTGCGCGGGGACCGGATGCACCTGCGCGTGGGCGGAGCGGACGGCCCCATCCCCTGGGAGGGCCCGCTGTCCCGAGGCCAGTGGCACGACTTCGTGCTTCAGGTGAAGTGGTCCGCCAACCCCAAGGTGGGCTTCGTGCAGCTCTGGCACAACGGGAAGCTGGTGCTGCCCAAGACGATGGGCGCCACGCAGTACGGCAGCGAGATGAACTACCTGAAGCTCGGCCTGTACCGCGAGGACAGCATCAAGCCCGAGGCCAGCGTGTACCACGACGGCTTCGTCATGAGCACCGCGCTGGAGGACGTCATGCCGCCGCCTCCGCCCCCGACGCCAGAGCCGACGCCGACGCCGACTCCTGAACCGACGCCCCCGCCGGCTCCGGACCCGACGCCTACGCCGGCTCCGAATCCCACGCCGCCCGTCATCAACGTGCCCACGCCCACCCCCCCCGGCACGCCGGGCACGGGCGTGGTGAACAACGACGACCGGCAGAGCCCCAAGCCCGGCGGCGGCTGCGGCTCCACGGCCACCGGCGGCGCGCCGTTCGTCGCGGCCACGGGGCTGCTGGCGCTCGCCCTCATAGGGCGCCGACGCAGGGCCGCCGAGGTTCGCGTCTCGCGGCGCTGA
- a CDS encoding HlyD family secretion protein translates to MSTASPSMDSPNHDTSKTAPSLVTEPAAPRSRAKKVLPALLALAVVGGGVRWLVSRGHESTDDAQVEGRIANVSPRISGQVAKVLVNDNQRVKAGEVLVELDATDLEAKLEVARADVQSAEAQASNAQAQLSLTEVNAGATLRQARGGVVQASSGISSSKAALNQAQADVVAAEARFKLADADLVRVKTLKSEGAVTQADLDARQSAYDQSKAALDVARAKLVSTEAGVQGSSGGLETAQGRLAAAETGPVQVTAAQAAVKLADAKLKQAQAALHLAELAVSYTKVRAPVDGVVSRRTVELGQMVGPERPLMAVVPQDDVWVVANFKEDQVGEMKEGQPVDVTVDAFSGRSFKGHVDSLAGASGARFALLPPDNASGNFVKVVQRIPVLIRFDGDSRGLALKPGMSAIVTVDTRSN, encoded by the coding sequence ATGAGTACTGCATCCCCCTCGATGGATTCCCCGAACCATGACACCTCGAAGACGGCGCCTTCGCTCGTGACGGAGCCCGCCGCGCCACGCTCCCGCGCGAAGAAGGTGCTGCCCGCGCTCCTGGCCCTGGCGGTGGTGGGCGGTGGCGTGCGCTGGCTGGTGTCGCGCGGCCACGAGTCCACGGACGACGCGCAGGTGGAGGGCCGTATCGCCAATGTGTCTCCGCGCATCTCCGGTCAGGTGGCCAAGGTGCTGGTGAATGACAACCAGCGCGTGAAGGCCGGCGAGGTCCTGGTGGAGCTGGACGCCACGGACCTGGAGGCGAAGCTGGAGGTGGCTCGCGCGGACGTGCAGAGCGCGGAGGCGCAGGCGTCCAACGCGCAGGCGCAGCTGTCCCTCACGGAGGTCAACGCGGGCGCGACGCTGCGTCAGGCCCGAGGCGGCGTGGTGCAGGCGAGCAGCGGCATCAGCTCGTCCAAGGCGGCGCTGAACCAGGCGCAGGCGGACGTGGTGGCGGCGGAGGCTCGCTTCAAGCTGGCGGACGCGGACCTGGTGCGCGTGAAGACGCTGAAGTCGGAGGGCGCGGTGACGCAGGCGGACCTGGACGCGCGGCAGTCCGCGTATGACCAGTCCAAGGCGGCGCTGGACGTGGCTCGCGCGAAGCTCGTCTCCACGGAGGCGGGCGTGCAGGGCTCGTCCGGTGGCCTGGAGACGGCGCAGGGCCGGCTGGCCGCGGCGGAGACGGGGCCGGTGCAGGTGACGGCGGCGCAGGCGGCGGTGAAGCTGGCCGACGCGAAGCTGAAGCAGGCGCAGGCCGCGCTGCACCTGGCGGAGCTGGCGGTGTCGTACACGAAGGTGCGCGCGCCGGTGGACGGCGTGGTGAGCCGCCGCACGGTGGAGCTGGGGCAGATGGTGGGCCCGGAGCGTCCGCTGATGGCGGTGGTGCCGCAGGACGACGTCTGGGTGGTGGCCAACTTCAAGGAGGACCAGGTGGGCGAGATGAAGGAGGGCCAGCCCGTGGACGTGACGGTGGATGCGTTCAGCGGCCGCTCCTTCAAGGGGCACGTCGACAGCCTCGCGGGCGCCAGCGGCGCGCGCTTCGCGCTGCTGCCTCCGGACAACGCCTCCGGCAACTTCGTGAAGGTGGTGCAGCGCATCCCCGTGCTCATCCGCTTCGACGGTGACTCGCGGGGCCTGGCGCTCAAGCCGGGCATGAGCGCCATCGTCACCGTGGATACGAGGAGCAACTAG
- a CDS encoding lysophospholipase, with protein MNRPFLVLTALAALVLSQGCAAATACRTRPATSPGFERTASDGVCLSHLQWEPEQPPVRGVVVLIHGLRDYSDRYGGLAEALRAQGFAVVAQDHRGHGYSGGDRQRVESMQQWVDDVDGVVQATRARHPGVPVVVFGHSMGGLVATHYTLQHAADVSGLILSGAALALPPGVSGFDTRLAKIFGTLTPGLPAQSLDSEQFLHDGPEKERFLADPLITHENLPARSAKALIVAIEALEGRLQELTLPLLVVHGGEDVITSIEGSRTLVAQAASADKRLIIYEGQRHDLAHEPDAQKVIGDIVSWVEAHVPR; from the coding sequence ATGAACAGGCCCTTCCTCGTCCTCACCGCCCTGGCCGCGCTCGTCCTGTCACAGGGCTGCGCCGCCGCCACCGCGTGCCGCACGCGCCCCGCCACGTCCCCAGGCTTCGAGCGGACCGCCTCCGATGGCGTGTGCCTGAGCCACCTCCAGTGGGAGCCCGAGCAGCCTCCCGTGCGAGGCGTGGTGGTCCTCATCCACGGCTTGAGGGATTACTCCGACCGCTACGGCGGGCTCGCCGAAGCGCTCCGGGCCCAAGGGTTCGCCGTCGTCGCGCAGGACCACCGAGGCCACGGCTACTCTGGCGGTGACCGCCAGCGCGTGGAGTCGATGCAGCAGTGGGTCGATGACGTGGACGGCGTCGTCCAGGCCACGCGCGCGCGGCACCCGGGCGTGCCCGTGGTGGTGTTCGGCCACAGCATGGGCGGGCTCGTCGCCACGCACTACACGCTTCAGCACGCCGCGGACGTGTCGGGCCTCATCCTGAGCGGCGCGGCCCTCGCGCTCCCGCCTGGCGTGTCGGGTTTCGACACGCGGCTGGCGAAGATCTTCGGCACGCTCACCCCGGGGCTGCCCGCGCAATCGCTGGACAGCGAGCAGTTCCTGCACGACGGCCCGGAGAAGGAGCGCTTCCTCGCGGACCCGCTCATCACCCACGAGAACCTCCCCGCGCGCTCCGCCAAGGCGCTCATCGTCGCCATCGAGGCGCTCGAGGGGCGGCTCCAGGAGCTGACGCTCCCGCTGCTGGTGGTGCACGGGGGGGAGGACGTCATCACCTCCATCGAGGGCAGCCGAACCCTGGTGGCGCAGGCCGCGAGTGCCGACAAGCGCCTCATCATCTACGAGGGCCAGCGCCACGACCTCGCGCACGAGCCCGATGCCCAGAAGGTCATCGGAGACATCGTGAGCTGGGTGGAGGCACACGTCCCGCGGTGA
- a CDS encoding DHA2 family efflux MFS transporter permease subunit, with the protein MKGEVITGSKAGITIAAMAAALMSVLDISIVNVALSDIRASFGTPLDQIAWVSTGYMMANVVVIPMTGWLQRRFGFRRYFTASILMFTAASVLCGLAWNLPSLVVFRILQGVGGGAIIPTSQAILFARYPQKEHGMAGALFGLGAVTGPLLGPTVGGMLIEVASWHWIFLINLPVGLFAAYMAWRHIEQKDFEPSTDRVDRWGIALLAVGMAALQFVLEEGTREDWFDSMKITVLAVVAGVALITFIVHELETPQPVVDLRVFANRSYAAATGVNFLIGTALFGGSFLFSLFCGTVMRYSALDIGLVFLKGSAIQLLLMPLIGRFGSKVDGRLLVGLGIIGMCFSLWTNGHLASTADEAALITPVFIRACSMGFIFVPLSVMALSNLRPDQRGNAAGLFNLTRELGGSIGTAWMSSALNRLTKVNTTALSSHVDVYGQVTQEQLAGLKATVAARVTDPLAAAYGLMGQRINLQALVRAFNANFTVLTAIFACSLVLVVMLRRANPGVKVEGAH; encoded by the coding sequence GTGAAGGGTGAGGTCATCACCGGCTCGAAGGCCGGTATCACCATCGCCGCCATGGCCGCGGCGCTGATGTCCGTGCTGGACATCTCCATCGTCAACGTCGCGCTCAGTGACATCCGCGCGAGCTTTGGCACGCCGTTGGACCAGATTGCGTGGGTGTCCACCGGCTACATGATGGCCAACGTGGTCGTCATCCCGATGACGGGCTGGCTCCAGCGGCGCTTCGGCTTCCGGCGCTACTTCACCGCGTCCATCCTCATGTTCACCGCGGCCAGCGTACTCTGTGGCCTCGCGTGGAACCTGCCGTCGCTGGTGGTCTTCCGCATCCTCCAGGGCGTGGGGGGCGGCGCCATCATCCCCACGTCACAGGCCATCCTCTTCGCGCGCTATCCCCAGAAGGAGCACGGCATGGCCGGCGCGCTCTTCGGCCTGGGCGCGGTGACGGGGCCGCTGTTGGGGCCCACCGTGGGCGGGATGCTCATCGAGGTGGCGAGCTGGCACTGGATTTTCCTCATCAACCTGCCGGTGGGCCTGTTCGCCGCGTACATGGCGTGGCGCCACATCGAGCAGAAGGACTTCGAGCCCTCCACGGACCGCGTGGACCGCTGGGGCATCGCGCTGCTGGCGGTGGGCATGGCGGCGCTCCAGTTCGTGCTGGAGGAGGGGACTCGCGAGGACTGGTTCGACAGCATGAAGATCACCGTGCTCGCCGTGGTGGCGGGCGTGGCGCTCATCACGTTCATCGTCCACGAGCTGGAGACCCCCCAGCCGGTGGTGGACCTGCGCGTGTTCGCCAACCGCTCCTACGCGGCGGCGACAGGCGTCAACTTCCTCATCGGCACGGCGCTGTTCGGCGGCTCGTTCCTCTTCAGCCTCTTCTGCGGCACGGTGATGCGCTACTCGGCGCTGGACATCGGGCTGGTGTTCCTCAAGGGCAGCGCCATCCAGCTGCTGCTGATGCCGCTCATCGGCCGCTTCGGGAGCAAGGTGGACGGGCGCCTGCTCGTGGGCCTGGGCATCATCGGCATGTGCTTCTCGCTGTGGACCAACGGCCACCTGGCGAGCACGGCGGACGAGGCGGCGCTGATTACGCCCGTGTTCATCCGCGCCTGCTCCATGGGCTTCATCTTCGTGCCCCTGTCGGTGATGGCGCTCAGCAACCTGCGGCCGGACCAGCGCGGCAACGCGGCGGGGTTGTTCAACCTGACGCGCGAGCTGGGCGGCTCCATCGGCACCGCGTGGATGAGCAGCGCGCTCAACCGGCTGACGAAGGTGAACACCACGGCGCTCTCCTCGCACGTGGATGTGTACGGGCAGGTGACGCAGGAGCAGCTCGCCGGCCTCAAGGCCACGGTCGCCGCGCGGGTGACGGACCCCTTGGCCGCCGCCTATGGCCTGATGGGCCAGCGCATCAACCTGCAGGCGCTGGTGCGCGCCTTCAACGCCAACTTCACCGTGCTCACCGCCATCTTCGCCTGCTCGCTGGTGCTGGTGGTGATGCTGCGGCGCGCGAACCCGGGCGTGAAGGTGGAGGGTGCCCACTGA
- a CDS encoding HD domain-containing phosphohydrolase, producing MNLRQEPVASLSSLSTVLDLANGLDGEKSLLTGLFALELALDGGLAPADARAAFYVGLLRHLGCTAYAAEESRLGNDVHLRRNLLRGDAGRSAHVVRSVLGASSTLPRRVAGLARLLTSSRRLRSEWFAEACGAARLLASGLGLDARVLLGLDEAFERWDGAGGPRHLGGSDLLEVGRVAQAAHVAVVFFVGSGVAVAQEALALQSGTTLDPSWAKRALRATASLQTLSDARIEAAEACLLEAPPTLDANTLATTFGDFADLQSPFTRGHSRRVADVCATAAPRLGLDAAEHATLQLAAHLHDLGHVTLPTDLWLRPDWSSSDRELSRAHAHATERLLAATPMLRDAARLAGAHHERLDGGGYPRGLAPAALSRAARLLAVADAWCALQEARPHRPARSGAQARRVLEAEVKEGRLDADCVAVVVGARDVRRVTAPGPTSALTPREVDVLRLLAGGATNKEIARALGVSDRTVQHHTIHIYEKLGVSTRAGASLVAARAGIV from the coding sequence ATGAACCTGCGCCAGGAGCCGGTGGCTTCGCTCTCCTCGCTGTCCACCGTGCTCGACCTCGCCAATGGACTGGACGGGGAGAAGAGCTTGCTCACCGGGCTGTTCGCGCTGGAGCTGGCGCTGGACGGCGGCCTGGCTCCGGCCGACGCGCGGGCCGCCTTCTATGTGGGCCTGCTGCGCCACCTGGGCTGCACCGCCTACGCCGCCGAGGAGTCGCGGCTGGGCAATGACGTCCACCTGCGCCGCAACCTGCTGCGCGGGGATGCGGGCCGCTCCGCGCACGTCGTGCGGTCGGTCCTGGGCGCCAGCTCCACGCTGCCCCGCCGCGTCGCTGGTCTGGCGCGCCTGCTGACGTCCTCGCGGCGACTGCGCTCGGAATGGTTCGCGGAGGCGTGTGGCGCGGCGCGACTGCTCGCCTCGGGGCTCGGGTTGGACGCGCGAGTGCTCCTGGGGCTGGATGAGGCCTTCGAGCGCTGGGATGGAGCGGGGGGGCCCCGTCACCTGGGGGGCTCGGACCTGCTGGAGGTCGGGCGCGTCGCGCAGGCGGCTCACGTGGCCGTCGTCTTCTTCGTCGGTTCGGGCGTGGCCGTCGCGCAGGAGGCCCTGGCGCTCCAGTCCGGGACGACGCTGGACCCGTCATGGGCGAAGCGGGCCCTGCGCGCGACCGCCTCGCTCCAGACCTTGTCGGATGCGCGCATCGAAGCGGCGGAGGCGTGCCTGCTCGAAGCTCCGCCCACGCTCGACGCGAACACGCTGGCGACGACCTTCGGGGACTTCGCGGACCTGCAGAGCCCCTTCACCCGGGGGCATTCGAGGCGGGTGGCGGACGTGTGCGCGACGGCCGCGCCCCGACTGGGGCTGGACGCCGCGGAACACGCCACGCTCCAGCTCGCGGCGCACCTGCATGACCTGGGACACGTGACGCTGCCCACCGACCTGTGGCTCCGGCCCGACTGGTCCTCCTCGGACCGGGAGCTGTCCCGGGCGCATGCCCACGCCACCGAGCGGCTGCTCGCGGCCACGCCGATGTTGCGGGATGCGGCGAGGCTCGCGGGTGCGCATCACGAGCGACTGGATGGTGGCGGCTATCCCCGGGGCCTCGCGCCCGCGGCGCTGTCCCGAGCCGCGCGACTGCTCGCGGTGGCCGACGCCTGGTGCGCGCTCCAGGAGGCTCGTCCCCACCGTCCCGCGAGGAGCGGGGCCCAGGCCCGTCGGGTCCTGGAGGCCGAGGTGAAAGAAGGCCGGCTGGACGCGGACTGTGTCGCGGTGGTGGTCGGGGCGCGGGACGTCCGTCGCGTGACGGCCCCGGGCCCCACGTCCGCGCTGACGCCTCGTGAGGTGGACGTGCTGCGCTTGCTGGCGGGAGGCGCGACGAACAAGGAGATAGCGAGGGCGCTCGGGGTGTCCGACCGCACGGTGCAGCACCACACCATCCACATCTACGAGAAGCTGGGCGTGAGCACTCGCGCGGGGGCCTCGCTGGTGGCCGCGCGCGCGGGCATCGTGTGA